Proteins from one Streptomyces sp. NBC_00390 genomic window:
- a CDS encoding RNA polymerase sigma factor, with product MGTYRSDEGARRRLEELYAAHAGQVHAFAARRVGPASAPDMVSETFLVAWRRIDEIRDPALPWLLATARKLVANELRGQARRSALTERLGSLASGMYGTDPSALAQQEVITALRTLPDADQEVLTLAVWHDLSGPQAARVLGCSPGTYAVRLHRARRRLRRRMESAHKEAQP from the coding sequence GTGGGGACGTACCGGAGCGATGAGGGCGCGCGGCGGCGGCTGGAGGAGCTGTACGCCGCGCACGCCGGTCAGGTCCATGCCTTCGCCGCCCGTCGCGTGGGCCCGGCGTCGGCACCGGACATGGTCTCGGAGACCTTTCTGGTGGCGTGGCGCCGCATCGACGAGATCCGCGACCCGGCGCTGCCGTGGCTGCTGGCCACCGCCCGCAAGCTTGTCGCCAACGAGCTGCGCGGGCAGGCCCGGCGCTCGGCGCTGACCGAGCGGCTCGGCTCCCTGGCGTCGGGCATGTACGGCACCGACCCCTCCGCGCTCGCGCAGCAGGAAGTGATCACCGCGCTGCGGACGTTGCCGGACGCGGACCAGGAGGTGCTGACCCTGGCGGTGTGGCACGACCTGAGCGGCCCCCAGGCTGCCAGGGTCCTTGGCTGCTCGCCCGGTACCTACGCCGTCCGGCTGCACCGGGCGCGCCGGCGACTGCGCAGGCGGATGGAGAGCGCACACAAGGAGGCGCAACCGTGA
- a CDS encoding amidohydrolase family protein, with product MRTDVHAHLWSEGYLRLLESYGREDTAPQRGLGAGDSPAELDARFAMNDAAGIDHQILSVSPQTPYFAAEAEAVRAARLANDLYADVVRDRPRRFSAFAALPLPHLDASLEELAHALDDLGMAGVGLTTSVLGRSLGDPVFRPLFEELDHRGSVLSLHPAGRDAGSPLIAENRMRWMVGAPMEDTICAMHLMLEGIPRRFPRLRIVHAHLGGALPMLLPRADEHIPWEAPDIVEMPTVAARRMYYDTVAHGHAPAVRAAADSYGADRLMLGTDFPYQTGDGLRRAVDFLREALTPEEAEAVLKAGAALLPDSG from the coding sequence ATGCGCACCGATGTGCACGCCCACCTGTGGAGCGAGGGCTATCTCCGTCTCCTGGAGTCCTACGGTCGCGAGGACACCGCGCCCCAGCGAGGACTCGGAGCCGGTGACAGCCCGGCGGAGCTCGACGCCCGGTTCGCGATGAACGACGCCGCGGGCATCGACCATCAGATCCTGTCCGTCTCCCCGCAGACCCCGTACTTCGCCGCCGAGGCCGAGGCGGTCAGGGCCGCGCGCCTCGCCAACGACCTCTACGCCGACGTCGTACGCGACCGGCCGCGGCGCTTCTCCGCGTTCGCCGCGCTGCCCCTGCCCCATCTGGACGCCTCGCTGGAGGAGTTGGCCCACGCGCTCGACGATCTCGGCATGGCAGGGGTTGGGCTGACCACGTCCGTACTGGGGCGCAGTCTCGGCGACCCCGTCTTCCGCCCGCTGTTCGAGGAGTTGGACCACCGGGGCTCGGTGCTGAGTCTTCATCCGGCGGGGCGCGACGCCGGGTCGCCGCTGATCGCCGAGAACCGCATGCGCTGGATGGTGGGCGCGCCGATGGAGGACACCATCTGCGCGATGCACCTCATGCTCGAGGGCATTCCGCGTCGTTTCCCGAGGCTGCGGATCGTGCATGCGCATCTCGGCGGCGCGCTCCCGATGCTGCTGCCGCGCGCCGACGAGCACATCCCGTGGGAGGCCCCGGACATCGTCGAGATGCCGACCGTCGCCGCCCGGCGCATGTACTACGACACGGTGGCCCACGGCCACGCTCCCGCCGTGCGCGCGGCGGCGGACTCGTACGGCGCCGACCGGCTGATGCTCGGCACCGACTTCCCGTACCAGACGGGGGACGGACTGCGCCGGGCCGTGGACTTCCTGCGTGAAGCGCTGACGCCGGAGGAGGCCGAGGCCGTGCTGAAGGCGGGCGCGGCGCTGCTGCCGGACTCCGGATGA
- a CDS encoding DUF4232 domain-containing protein has product MSTVRRAAVVLAAASALALTACGPDEQIAEPAGTPTPVASPSKSATPSKPATPSGSPSKDSSGGGDGSTADPDYNVFPCSTFDVKFTATRAEATTSSYLLKITNKSGKPCDVLGHPIVTFGDLDGAATERGEAPGIEDEIRLEPGKTAYAGLMGGANDGKGRTVNSIAMTMNTASDLEQTPLTASTPGLYVSPDKNSVTAWMDNAEDALSL; this is encoded by the coding sequence ATGAGCACCGTACGCAGAGCCGCCGTCGTCCTTGCCGCCGCGTCCGCACTGGCGCTGACCGCCTGTGGGCCCGACGAGCAGATCGCCGAGCCGGCCGGCACTCCGACGCCGGTCGCGAGCCCCTCGAAGTCCGCGACCCCCTCGAAGCCGGCGACGCCGTCCGGCTCCCCGAGCAAGGACTCGTCCGGCGGCGGTGACGGTTCGACGGCCGACCCCGACTACAACGTCTTCCCGTGCAGCACGTTCGACGTGAAGTTCACCGCGACCCGCGCGGAGGCCACCACCAGCAGCTACCTGCTCAAGATCACCAACAAGAGCGGTAAGCCGTGCGACGTGCTGGGCCACCCGATCGTGACCTTCGGCGACCTGGACGGCGCGGCGACCGAGCGGGGGGAGGCCCCCGGCATCGAGGACGAGATCAGGCTCGAGCCGGGCAAGACGGCGTACGCCGGGCTCATGGGCGGAGCGAACGACGGCAAGGGCAGGACCGTCAACTCCATCGCGATGACCATGAACACCGCGTCCGACCTGGAGCAGACGCCGCTCACGGCGTCGACCCCCGGCCTGTACGTCTCGCCCGACAAGAACTCCGTGACCGCCTGGATGGACAACGCGGAGGACGCGCTCAGCCTGTAG
- a CDS encoding DUF397 domain-containing protein → MKSNSPEYDLSTAIWHKSSYSGGDGGDCLEVATWRKSTYSGASGSDCLEVADGHPDIVPVRDSKNPDGPKLTFRTAAWSSFVADLKNGTPTTG, encoded by the coding sequence ATGAAGAGCAACAGCCCTGAGTACGACCTGAGCACGGCGATCTGGCACAAGTCCAGCTACAGCGGCGGGGATGGCGGCGACTGCCTGGAGGTCGCGACCTGGCGGAAGTCGACCTACAGCGGAGCCAGCGGCAGCGACTGCCTCGAAGTCGCCGACGGTCACCCCGACATCGTCCCCGTCCGCGACTCGAAGAACCCCGACGGCCCGAAGCTCACCTTCCGGACCGCCGCCTGGTCCTCCTTCGTCGCGGACCTCAAGAACGGGACGCCGACTACAGGCTGA
- a CDS encoding helix-turn-helix domain-containing protein, translating into MPGPKDLDPSTSPRALLGAELRHAREKAGLTQEELGRPLFVSGSFIGQLEAGTRRMQPEYAGQMDEILETNGFFARNCSAASRSKYPNHFAEAVEAEAAATQIKQYVPLLIPGLLQAETYARAVFRAYRPTAAEESIDELVAARIERGQLLNGPTAPLFWTVLDEAALCRPVGGPAVMAEALRHVAALVKIHQVIVQVLPFKVGAHAAMDGALKLMSFPDAPPLAYVDGPGTGHLLDDPATVARHGLTYDLLAASALSPQESLALIESAAEDYAHEEQQP; encoded by the coding sequence ATGCCCGGTCCCAAGGATCTCGATCCGTCCACTTCTCCCCGTGCGCTGCTCGGCGCAGAACTGCGCCACGCCCGCGAGAAGGCGGGCCTGACCCAGGAGGAACTGGGCCGCCCGCTGTTCGTGAGCGGCTCGTTCATCGGCCAGTTGGAGGCCGGGACGCGGCGGATGCAGCCGGAGTACGCGGGACAGATGGACGAGATCCTGGAGACGAACGGCTTCTTCGCGCGGAACTGTTCGGCCGCCAGCAGGTCCAAGTACCCGAACCACTTCGCGGAGGCGGTGGAAGCAGAAGCGGCTGCGACGCAGATCAAGCAGTACGTGCCCCTGCTGATCCCGGGCTTGCTCCAGGCTGAGACATACGCGCGGGCCGTGTTCCGCGCGTACCGGCCAACGGCCGCGGAGGAGTCCATCGACGAGCTGGTGGCCGCCCGAATTGAACGCGGACAGCTGTTGAACGGTCCAACAGCGCCTCTGTTTTGGACGGTTCTGGACGAAGCGGCTCTGTGTCGCCCCGTTGGCGGACCGGCGGTAATGGCGGAGGCACTACGACACGTCGCGGCACTGGTCAAAATTCACCAGGTCATCGTGCAAGTGCTCCCCTTCAAGGTGGGCGCACACGCCGCAATGGACGGCGCACTCAAGCTGATGTCCTTCCCGGACGCTCCCCCACTCGCCTATGTCGATGGCCCCGGCACAGGCCACCTGTTGGACGACCCGGCCACTGTCGCACGGCACGGACTGACCTACGATCTGCTGGCGGCGAGCGCACTCTCTCCACAGGAATCTCTGGCCCTGATCGAGTCGGCGGCGGAGGATTACGCGCATGAAGAGCAACAGCCCTGA
- a CDS encoding serine hydrolase, with product MGLRRRAGRHRSRAVSAAGLAFLLAATCATTATAAAPAEAPPTATRQPPPQPPPQLKEAQVDNAVAKLDGIVRDGMRKTGVPGVAVAVVHKDRVVYLKGFGERQVGKPGAVEPDTVFQLASLSKPLASTVVADAVGDKAVTWDEPVTEHLPGFALKDRWVTEHVTVADLFSHRSGLPDHAGDLLEDLGYDRDYILGHLRLEPLTPFRASYAYTNYGVTAAAEAVADAKDTTWEKLAEDSLYGPAGMNSTSSRFADYEKAANRAVTHVETGDGTWAAKYVRDADAQSPAGGVSSTAEDMARWVRLQLANGKLDGKQIIPAAPLERTHLPEIVSQPPATPTGRTGFYGLGWNVSYDDQGRLRLSHSGAFALGANTNVTLLPSEQLGIVVLTNGMPVGLADSIAFNFFDTAQYGKPTADWLSLIGKVYEQEEAELRSPTDYAEPPPDPAPARPEGAYLGTYRNDYYGPLRVTAAGGALTLQLGPDRMRFRLTHYDGDTFSFRTVGENAVGLSGVTFSGDLDGKATRVRVESLDRNGLGTFTRG from the coding sequence ATGGGTCTCCGGCGACGCGCGGGACGCCACCGAAGCAGAGCCGTGTCCGCAGCGGGCCTGGCCTTCCTGCTCGCGGCCACATGTGCCACGACCGCCACCGCCGCGGCACCCGCCGAAGCGCCCCCGACGGCCACACGGCAGCCGCCCCCGCAGCCCCCGCCCCAGCTCAAAGAGGCCCAGGTCGACAACGCCGTTGCCAAGCTCGACGGCATCGTCCGGGACGGCATGCGCAAGACCGGCGTACCGGGCGTCGCCGTGGCCGTCGTGCACAAGGACCGCGTGGTGTACCTCAAGGGCTTCGGCGAACGCCAGGTCGGCAAGCCCGGCGCCGTCGAGCCGGACACCGTCTTCCAGCTCGCGTCCCTCTCCAAGCCCCTCGCCTCCACCGTCGTCGCCGACGCCGTGGGCGACAAGGCCGTCACCTGGGACGAACCGGTCACCGAGCATCTGCCCGGCTTCGCGCTGAAGGACCGCTGGGTCACCGAACACGTCACCGTCGCCGACCTCTTCTCGCACCGCAGCGGTCTGCCCGACCACGCGGGCGACCTGCTCGAAGACCTCGGCTACGACCGGGACTACATCCTCGGTCACCTGCGCCTCGAACCGCTGACCCCGTTCCGCGCGAGCTATGCGTACACCAACTACGGTGTCACCGCCGCAGCCGAGGCGGTCGCCGACGCCAAGGACACCACCTGGGAGAAGCTCGCCGAGGACAGCCTGTACGGCCCTGCCGGCATGAACTCCACCAGTTCGCGCTTCGCCGACTACGAGAAGGCCGCCAACAGGGCGGTCACTCACGTCGAGACCGGCGACGGCACCTGGGCCGCGAAGTACGTACGGGACGCCGACGCCCAGTCCCCCGCCGGCGGAGTCAGCTCCACCGCCGAGGACATGGCCCGCTGGGTACGTCTCCAGCTCGCGAACGGCAAGCTCGACGGCAAGCAGATCATCCCCGCCGCGCCCCTCGAACGCACCCACCTGCCCGAGATCGTCTCCCAGCCCCCGGCCACCCCCACCGGCCGGACCGGCTTCTACGGACTGGGCTGGAACGTCAGCTACGACGACCAGGGCAGGCTGCGCCTCAGCCACTCCGGCGCGTTCGCGCTCGGCGCCAACACCAATGTCACCCTGCTGCCGAGCGAGCAGCTGGGCATCGTCGTCCTCACCAACGGGATGCCGGTCGGCCTCGCCGACTCCATCGCGTTCAACTTCTTCGACACAGCCCAGTACGGCAAACCCACCGCCGACTGGCTCTCCCTGATCGGAAAGGTCTACGAGCAGGAGGAGGCAGAGCTCAGGTCCCCCACGGACTATGCCGAACCGCCGCCCGATCCGGCTCCTGCCAGGCCCGAAGGCGCCTACCTCGGCACCTACCGCAACGACTACTACGGCCCGCTCCGGGTCACCGCCGCCGGCGGCGCACTGACCCTGCAACTCGGCCCCGACAGGATGCGGTTCCGCCTCACCCACTACGACGGCGACACCTTCAGCTTCCGGACCGTCGGCGAGAACGCGGTCGGACTCTCCGGCGTGACCTTCTCCGGCGACCTCGACGGCAAGGCCACACGGGTGCGCGTGGAGAGTCTCGACCGGAACGGCCTCGGCACCTTCACCCGCGGATAG